In a single window of the Raphanus sativus cultivar WK10039 unplaced genomic scaffold, ASM80110v3 Scaffold1056, whole genome shotgun sequence genome:
- the LOC130503606 gene encoding GCN5-related N-acetyltransferase 1, chloroplastic-like translates to MLLRGPISTPPQPSLRLRATSNAAQPSSQAVFPSASYSITDEDLHSKGFLLRRTAEGLNLDHLNSVFVAVGFPRRDPAKIEVALRHTDAMLWVESEKTRRPVAFARATGDGVFNAIIWDVVVDPSYQGSGLGKAVMERLVEDLRRKGICNIALYSEPRVLGFYRPLGFVSDPDGIRGMVYVRKQRK, encoded by the coding sequence ATGCTTCTCAGAGGCCCAATCTCCACTCCTCCTCAACCTTCTCTCCGGTTAAGAGCCACCTCAAACGCAGCACAGCCATCATCACAAGCTGTGTTTCCGTCGGCGAGCTACTCGATTACCGACGAGGATCTCCACTCCAAAGGCTTCCTCCTCCGCCGCACCGCCGAAGGCCTGAACCTAGACCATCTCAACTCCGTCTTCGTCGCCGTGGGGTTCCCGCGGCGAGACCCCGCGAAGATCGAGGTCGCCCTGCGGCACACCGACGCGATGCTGTGGGTGGAGAGCGAGAAGACGCGGCGGCCGGTGGCGTTCGCGAGGGCGACGGGGGACGGAGTGTTCAACGCGATCATATGGGACGTGGTGGTGGATCCTTCGTACCAGGGCTCGGGGCTCGGGAAGGCGGTGATGGAGCGGCTAGTGGAGGATCTGCGGAGGAAAGGGATCTGCAACATCGCTCTGTATTCGGAGCCCCGGGTTCTCGGGTTTTACCGCCCGCTCGGGTTCGTTTCCGACCCGGATGGGATCCGAGGGATGGTGTATGTACGCAAACAGAGAAAATGA
- the LOC130494365 gene encoding protein SOB FIVE-LIKE 1-like: MESPRNHGVSEEEEEYNSCESGWTMYIEDAFHGNDHSYIVADDEDDDDDVDIGDDSKVKEADDGGGDEESDDSMASDASSGPSNQLTKNINKHAARKNVSKQVCIQKSQHAEKTLSNEGEKSELKARTRTSAASVQSKGKVSKTK, encoded by the coding sequence ATGGAGTCTCCAAGGAACCATGGAGTctctgaggaggaggaggaataCAACAGTTGTGAGTCAGGGTGGACTATGTACATAGAAGACGCCTTCCATGGAAATGACCATTCCTATATTGTtgctgatgatgaagatgatgatgatgatgttgacaTTGGTGATGATTCAAAGGTAAAAGAGGctgatgatggtggtggtgatgaggAGAGTGATGATTCAATGGCTTCTGATGCATCCTCGGGGCCTAGCAATCAACTTACAAAGAACATCAACAAACATGCAGCGAGGAAGAACGTTTCTAAACAAGTCTGCATTCAAAAAAGCCAACACGCAGAGAAAACATTAAGCAACGAAGGAGAAAAGTCAGAGCTCAAAGCTAGAACAAGAACAAGTGCAGCTAGTGTCCAGAGTAAAGGCAAGGTGagcaaaaccaaataa